A DNA window from Paralichthys olivaceus isolate ysfri-2021 chromosome 11, ASM2471397v2, whole genome shotgun sequence contains the following coding sequences:
- the gosr1 gene encoding Golgi SNAP receptor complex member 1, whose protein sequence is MAGLGSSNYWEDLRKQARQLENELDLKLVSFSKLCTSYSSSRDGRRSDTSDTTPLLNNSTQDRMFETMSVEIEQLLAKLTAVNDKMAEYTNAPGTSSLNAALMHTLQRHRDILQDYTHEFHKTKGNFLAIREREDLLGSVRKDIETYKSGSGVNNRRTELFLKEHEHLRNSDRLMDDTISIAMATKENMTSQRGMLKSIQSRVNTLANRFPTINNLIQRINLRKRRDSLILGSVIGLCTILLLLYAFH, encoded by the exons ATGGCAGGACTAGGAAGCAGCAACTACTGGGAAG acctGCGAAAGCAGGCCCGACAGTTGGAGAATGAACTTGACCTGAAGTTGGTCTCCTTCAGTAAACTGTGCACCAGCTACAGCAGCTCCAGGGATGGACGCAGATCAGACAC GTCAGACACCACCCCACTGCTGAACAACTCTACCCAGGACAGGATGTTTGAAACCATGTCAGTGGAGATTGAACAGCTGCTGGCCAAA TTAACTGCAGTGAATGACAAGATGGCAGAGTACACCAATGCCCCAGGAACGTCTTCTCTCAATGCCGCACTCATGCACACgctacagagacacagagacatccTACAG GATTACACACATGAATTCCACAAAACCAAAGGAAACTTCTTGGCCATACGAGAGAGAGAAGACCTGCTCGGGTCCGTCAGGAAAGACATCGA GACCTATAAGAGCGGCTCCGGGGTCAACAACAGAAGAACAGAGCTGTTTCTAAAGGAGCATGAACACCTGAGAAA CTCAGACAGACTGATGGATGACACAATAAG TATTGCCATGGCGACCAAGGAGAACATGACCTCCCAAAGGGGGATGCTGAAATCCATTCAAAGCAGGGTCAACACATTGGCCA ACCGTTTCCCCACCATTAACAACCTCATCCAGCGAATCAACCTGCGGAAGAGACGGGACTCCCTCATCCTCGGCTCAGTGATCGGCCTCTGCACcattctccttctcctctaCGCTTTTCACTGA